The Cerasicoccus sp. TK19100 genome window below encodes:
- a CDS encoding type II toxin-antitoxin system RelE family toxin, whose protein sequence is MIHKANPSFWRYYDKLPEHIQKLADSNYQLLKDDPYHPSLHFKKVGNYWSIRIGIHYRAIAIQSDDQIVWFWIGHHSEYDKLL, encoded by the coding sequence ATGATTCATAAAGCGAATCCCAGCTTTTGGCGCTACTATGATAAGTTGCCAGAGCACATTCAAAAATTAGCGGATTCCAATTACCAACTTCTAAAAGACGATCCCTATCACCCGTCCTTGCATTTCAAGAAAGTTGGCAATTACTGGTCCATTAGAATTGGCATTCACTACCGGGCGATTGCGATTCAGTCAGACGATCAAATAGTGTGGTTCTGGATCGGCCATCACTCCGAATACGACAAGCTGCTGTAA
- the dnaB gene encoding replicative DNA helicase, translating to MPDAKYKSRPFEKKKTDFDQYAGDRLVPHDLRLEQALLGCILLEGGADTMAQCIQEKMRADCFYSPKHQLMFEVMTELYNASTPIDEIILRDELTRTQRYEEIGGDAYLFEVTGQISTTAHLPHYIERIKEYHLLRELIRFSNRTIEGVFENPGDVSAFIEDVEQSIYKISEDRITDAAQPVDKTVDDAMRLIYQMYENRGEITGTTTGFIDLDKMTTGWHPAEMIVVAARPSMGKTSIALNMVEGALFPKNGEAAATLVFSLEMPSEQLAVRLLCSRARVNMSKLREGFLPKEKQQDLVRVAQEFKNAPLFIDDSSGLTILEIRAKARRLCNQHKLGLVMVDYLQLVAGDNNIPREQQIADISRGMKGMAKELGIPVIVLAQLNRESEKEKRQPRMSDLRESGSIEQDADVILLISKPREFDEQEDLASDAVARDLIIAKQRNGPVGTVPLMFTKNLTRFENYTPQPA from the coding sequence ATGCCCGACGCCAAGTATAAGTCGCGACCGTTTGAGAAGAAAAAAACCGATTTCGACCAGTATGCGGGAGACCGCCTGGTCCCGCATGACCTGCGCCTGGAGCAGGCGCTGCTGGGCTGTATTTTGCTGGAAGGCGGGGCGGACACCATGGCGCAATGCATTCAGGAAAAGATGCGCGCCGACTGCTTCTACAGCCCGAAGCATCAGCTGATGTTCGAGGTGATGACGGAGCTCTACAACGCCTCCACGCCGATTGACGAAATCATCCTGCGTGACGAGCTGACCCGCACCCAGCGCTACGAGGAGATCGGCGGCGACGCGTATCTGTTTGAGGTCACCGGCCAGATCAGCACCACCGCGCACTTGCCGCATTACATCGAGCGCATCAAGGAATACCACTTGTTGCGGGAGTTGATTCGCTTTTCCAACCGCACCATCGAGGGCGTTTTTGAGAACCCTGGCGATGTGTCCGCGTTCATTGAAGACGTCGAGCAGTCCATTTATAAGATCAGCGAAGACCGCATCACTGACGCCGCGCAGCCGGTCGACAAGACCGTCGACGACGCCATGCGCCTCATTTACCAGATGTATGAGAACCGTGGCGAGATCACCGGCACGACCACGGGCTTCATCGACCTGGACAAGATGACGACCGGCTGGCACCCGGCGGAAATGATCGTTGTCGCCGCCCGTCCGTCGATGGGTAAGACGTCGATTGCGCTGAACATGGTTGAGGGCGCGCTGTTCCCGAAAAACGGTGAGGCGGCCGCCACCTTGGTCTTCTCGCTGGAAATGCCCTCCGAGCAGTTGGCCGTGCGTTTGCTCTGCAGCCGGGCCCGGGTGAATATGTCGAAGTTGCGCGAAGGCTTTTTGCCCAAGGAAAAACAGCAGGACCTCGTCCGCGTGGCGCAGGAGTTTAAAAACGCCCCGCTGTTTATCGACGATAGCTCCGGCCTGACGATTTTGGAAATCCGCGCCAAGGCCCGCCGACTGTGCAACCAGCACAAGCTGGGACTGGTCATGGTCGACTACCTGCAGCTCGTGGCCGGTGACAACAATATCCCGCGCGAGCAGCAAATCGCCGACATTTCCCGCGGTATGAAGGGCATGGCCAAGGAATTGGGCATCCCGGTAATCGTGCTCGCGCAGCTCAACCGCGAGAGTGAAAAAGAGAAGCGCCAGCCCCGTATGAGTGACCTTCGCGAGTCCGGATCGATCGAGCAGGACGCCGACGTTATTTTGCTAATTTCCAAGCCGCGGGAGTTCGATGAACAGGAAGACCTTGCCAGTGACGCGGTTGCGCGCGATTTAATCATTGCCAAGCAACGTAATGGGCCGGTAGGAACCGTGCCTTTAATGTTCACTAAGAACCTGACGCGATTTGAAAACTACACGCCACAACCTGCTTGA
- a CDS encoding endonuclease/exonuclease/phosphatase family protein, protein MSRYLYAFVLLLLTQACLSGRQFTVVVYNVENLFDADGVAMYGDYQADNQSMPYPYTPRKTLTKIQNITELLKRFNNGEGPELILFQEFELDRTPESKVQDYAAFLETYKDTTVDLMLTEQFDNLVAGLPVEALTLKYFEDNGLKGYHIAVPEPSEPFNESSAHNNVVFTKFPINYEKTHFTPSARAIQEVGLDVDGHELIVFNNHWKSGASNPSTEPKRVRNAADLRRAVEAVIIKNPQADILIGGDLNTYYNAPEHFMREHREQWRDTQDFAIDVLGSQGDEGATRNGRAMLYNLWFELPEGQRGSELYRGYWGTLMEILITPGLYDGQGVHYVDNSFRVVAAPGLNAHGPWNEPISWHFTSEAGGGFSDHFPLAVNLSTDPEPYFAVPSSSQKDAPSTVPMADYDSVSITAVNEFNGLVNHKPETLSANMGEIFVVTGELINREPYIVRVGDNQYEIYGYDEDVKIKLSTLRADEDIRFIGQLGEFRGKPQFVIHDASWIK, encoded by the coding sequence ATGTCGCGATATCTTTACGCGTTTGTTTTACTCCTTCTCACGCAGGCTTGTCTCTCCGGGCGCCAATTCACCGTGGTCGTCTACAACGTCGAAAATCTATTCGATGCCGACGGCGTGGCGATGTATGGGGATTATCAGGCGGACAACCAGTCCATGCCCTACCCCTACACGCCGCGCAAAACGCTGACGAAGATTCAAAACATCACCGAACTGCTCAAGCGCTTCAACAACGGCGAGGGGCCCGAGCTGATTCTATTTCAGGAGTTTGAGCTCGACCGCACACCGGAGAGCAAAGTCCAGGACTACGCCGCATTTTTGGAAACCTACAAGGACACCACTGTTGACTTGATGCTCACCGAGCAGTTTGACAACCTCGTGGCCGGCCTGCCCGTGGAGGCCCTGACCCTCAAGTATTTCGAGGACAACGGCTTAAAGGGATACCACATTGCCGTGCCCGAACCATCGGAACCCTTCAATGAATCTTCCGCGCACAACAACGTCGTCTTCACGAAGTTTCCCATCAATTATGAAAAGACCCACTTTACACCGAGCGCACGCGCGATTCAGGAAGTCGGTTTGGACGTGGACGGCCATGAGCTGATCGTCTTCAACAACCACTGGAAAAGCGGTGCCTCCAACCCCTCAACGGAGCCCAAGCGCGTCCGCAACGCCGCAGATCTCCGCCGCGCCGTCGAAGCCGTGATCATTAAAAACCCGCAGGCTGACATCCTGATCGGTGGCGACCTGAACACCTACTACAATGCGCCGGAACACTTCATGCGCGAACACCGCGAACAGTGGCGCGACACGCAAGACTTTGCCATCGACGTCCTCGGATCACAGGGAGACGAAGGTGCCACGCGCAATGGCCGGGCGATGCTCTACAACCTCTGGTTCGAGCTTCCCGAGGGCCAGCGCGGCAGCGAACTTTACCGCGGCTATTGGGGCACGCTGATGGAGATCCTCATCACTCCGGGCCTCTACGACGGCCAGGGCGTTCACTACGTGGACAACTCTTTCCGTGTGGTTGCAGCGCCGGGCCTCAACGCTCACGGACCGTGGAACGAGCCCATTTCCTGGCACTTTACCAGTGAGGCAGGCGGCGGCTTTTCGGACCATTTCCCGCTCGCAGTCAACCTCTCCACCGATCCCGAGCCCTACTTTGCCGTGCCGAGCAGCTCACAAAAGGATGCTCCCTCGACCGTCCCCATGGCCGATTACGACAGCGTATCGATAACCGCCGTCAATGAGTTCAATGGCTTGGTTAACCATAAGCCGGAAACCCTCTCAGCCAACATGGGAGAGATCTTCGTAGTCACGGGTGAGCTCATTAACCGCGAGCCCTACATCGTCCGCGTCGGAGACAACCAGTATGAAATTTACGGCTACGATGAAGACGTAAAAATCAAGCTCTCGACGCTCCGCGCCGATGAAGACATCCGCTTCATCGGCCAGTTGGGCGAGTTCCGCGGCAAGCCTCAGTTCGTGATCCACGACGCGTCCTGGATTAAGTAA
- the ispH gene encoding 4-hydroxy-3-methylbut-2-enyl diphosphate reductase has translation MNVITAPSAGFCWGVERAIEIARKHAGGEQRVYTDGPLIHNRQMMEQLEAEGISEVGDFQSQAPLHLEKGEDGVMVVRAHGVSPQRRAYLKSLGMQFKDATCPDVGIIAGKVKLHARKGYQVVIFGDPKHPEVIGILGYAVSGGHVIRNDKDIAALPDLGDKVCMVSQSTMFVDEFHRLAKLLKDRFSEAIIIDTICGATRERQDDIGHLIKKGVEAVVVVGGRHSANTIKLASLVERKGLPAYHVESPAELDVESLKRYELVGLTAGASTPAYLIDAVREKLEAS, from the coding sequence GTGAATGTGATTACCGCGCCAAGTGCTGGCTTCTGTTGGGGAGTCGAACGCGCCATCGAAATCGCCCGCAAGCACGCAGGCGGCGAACAGCGCGTTTACACTGATGGCCCGCTGATCCATAACCGTCAGATGATGGAACAGCTTGAAGCCGAAGGGATTAGCGAAGTAGGCGACTTCCAGAGTCAGGCTCCGCTGCACTTGGAAAAAGGTGAAGACGGCGTCATGGTCGTCCGCGCTCATGGGGTTTCCCCACAGCGGCGCGCCTACCTGAAAAGCCTGGGAATGCAGTTCAAGGACGCGACTTGCCCGGATGTCGGAATAATTGCCGGCAAAGTGAAACTTCATGCGCGCAAAGGCTATCAGGTGGTTATTTTTGGCGACCCGAAGCACCCTGAAGTGATCGGAATTTTGGGATACGCGGTGAGCGGAGGCCACGTGATTCGCAATGATAAGGACATCGCCGCCTTACCCGATCTGGGGGACAAAGTCTGCATGGTTTCGCAATCTACCATGTTTGTGGACGAGTTTCACCGCTTGGCTAAACTGCTCAAAGACCGCTTTTCGGAGGCCATTATTATCGATACGATATGTGGTGCCACCCGGGAACGCCAGGACGACATTGGCCATCTAATTAAAAAGGGGGTCGAGGCGGTGGTAGTCGTTGGTGGCCGTCACTCGGCGAACACGATTAAGCTGGCTTCTTTGGTCGAGCGCAAAGGCTTGCCAGCCTACCATGTCGAATCTCCCGCCGAGCTGGATGTTGAGTCGCTCAAGCGATACGAATTAGTGGGACTCACCGCCGGAGCTTCGACTCCAGCCTACCTGATCGACGCCGTCCGAGAGAAGCTGGAGGCGAGCTGA